A stretch of the Dictyoglomus sp. genome encodes the following:
- a CDS encoding ATP-dependent DNA ligase, producing the protein MFFNELSIFFQRLETTTKRNEMMIILAELFQKARVEEIDKIIYLLNGRVAPPYEKLEFGISERLALRSISLAFMKDLIEIERLYKEIGDLGEVVFHLSRGEKDLEVSEVFKNLYDIALLSGEGSIEAKVNRLSYLINSLTSLGAKYVIRIVLGKLRLGIGEPSIMDALSYVKKGDKSLREHIERAFNITSDLGYCAKIFWEGGIEALKRIKVEVGRPIRMALAERLSTPEEIIKKLGKCIVEPKFDGFRCQVHKKGKEVKIFSRNLEDNTHMFPDLVQGIVNQVSRENVILEGEAISFNPETHEFYPFQITVQRKRKYDIDKMMNLFPLKLFVFDLLYVDGEDLTPLPYLRRRERLEKIILPGETIVVTNYIITSSPKELQAFFEESITEGLEGIVAKRLEAPYQAGVRNFNWIKLKRSYQSQLTDTVDCIILGYFKGRGQRARFGIGALLVGVYNPKKDKYETIAKIGTGPTEEEWLRFREILDEIKVDDKPINVDSQIIPDVWVYPKYVIEVQADEITKSPVHTCGKDDDRLGFALRFPRVIGFIREDKSPEQATTVDEIIEMFQQQKRESISDNSEK; encoded by the coding sequence ATGTTTTTCAATGAGCTTTCAATATTTTTTCAAAGATTAGAAACCACCACTAAAAGAAATGAAATGATGATTATTCTAGCAGAACTTTTCCAGAAAGCTCGAGTTGAAGAGATTGACAAGATTATTTATCTACTTAATGGGAGAGTTGCTCCTCCTTATGAAAAGTTAGAATTTGGAATCTCTGAAAGATTGGCTCTAAGATCTATTTCTCTAGCTTTTATGAAAGATCTAATAGAAATTGAAAGATTATATAAGGAAATAGGAGATTTAGGAGAAGTTGTATTCCATCTTTCAAGAGGAGAAAAAGATTTGGAAGTCTCAGAAGTTTTTAAAAATTTATATGACATAGCATTACTAAGTGGAGAAGGAAGTATTGAGGCAAAAGTTAATAGGCTTTCATATTTAATAAATTCCTTAACCTCTTTAGGGGCAAAATATGTAATTAGAATTGTTCTTGGAAAATTACGACTTGGGATAGGTGAGCCAAGTATAATGGATGCTTTATCATATGTAAAAAAAGGAGATAAATCTTTAAGAGAACATATAGAAAGAGCATTTAATATTACTTCTGATTTAGGATACTGTGCTAAAATTTTCTGGGAAGGGGGAATAGAGGCGTTAAAAAGAATTAAAGTAGAAGTGGGAAGACCTATTAGAATGGCTCTTGCTGAAAGATTGTCTACACCAGAGGAGATAATTAAAAAATTAGGGAAATGTATTGTAGAACCTAAATTTGATGGATTTAGATGTCAAGTTCATAAGAAAGGAAAAGAGGTAAAAATTTTTTCGAGAAATCTTGAGGATAATACCCATATGTTTCCAGATCTAGTTCAGGGAATAGTTAATCAAGTTTCTAGAGAAAATGTAATACTGGAGGGAGAAGCTATTTCTTTTAATCCTGAGACTCATGAATTCTATCCTTTTCAAATTACAGTTCAAAGAAAAAGAAAGTATGATATAGATAAAATGATGAATCTTTTTCCTTTAAAATTATTTGTTTTTGATCTTCTTTATGTTGATGGAGAGGATTTAACTCCTCTTCCTTATCTTAGAAGAAGAGAAAGATTAGAAAAAATTATTCTTCCAGGGGAAACAATTGTTGTAACAAATTATATTATTACAAGTTCTCCAAAGGAGCTTCAAGCTTTCTTTGAAGAATCTATAACTGAAGGATTAGAAGGTATTGTAGCAAAGAGATTAGAGGCTCCTTATCAAGCAGGAGTAAGAAATTTTAACTGGATAAAGCTTAAAAGATCTTATCAAAGTCAGCTTACTGATACTGTGGATTGTATAATATTAGGTTATTTTAAAGGAAGAGGTCAGAGAGCTAGGTTTGGTATAGGTGCTTTATTGGTGGGCGTTTACAATCCTAAGAAAGATAAATATGAGACTATAGCAAAAATTGGTACTGGACCTACGGAAGAAGAGTGGCTTAGATTTAGAGAAATATTAGATGAAATAAAAGTAGATGATAAGCCTATTAATGTGGATTCTCAAATAATTCCAGACGTTTGGGTATATCCTAAATATGTCATAGAAGTTCAAGCGGATGAGATAACAAAAAGTCCTGTTCATACTTGTGGCAAAGATGATGATAGGTTAGGTTTTGCATTAAGATTTCCTCGAGTTATTGGATTTATAAGAGAAGATAAATCTCCTGAACAAGCAACAACAGTAGATGAAATTATTGAAATGTTTCAACAACAAAAAAGGGAGAGCATATCTGATAATTCAGAAAAGTGA
- the dapF gene encoding diaminopimelate epimerase, with protein MSKFIKSHGLGNDYIVFNEEDIDFPLNTKNIKKICDRNYGIGSDGILIFKKISDNQFKVKIFNPDGSEAEKSGNGIRILAKFLFEHKFTYLKEFFIETLGGQVRVNLETDNNRVKNIEVEMGKVEFFNIDEEIEILNDKLKVVSLSIGNPHCVFFVKEIDEEYIKKVGPLIENHPSFPQRTNVQMVKIISQDSIEIRIWERGAGYTLASGSSSCAAACASYRKGFVGEKVNVIMPGGKLEVIIKPSWEVILKGPAQEIFIGELSKEFLEDLRSLN; from the coding sequence ATGAGCAAATTTATTAAAAGCCATGGACTTGGAAACGATTATATAGTCTTTAATGAAGAGGACATTGATTTTCCTCTAAATACAAAAAATATCAAAAAAATCTGTGATAGGAATTATGGAATTGGCTCTGATGGAATTCTTATATTCAAAAAGATTTCTGATAATCAATTTAAAGTGAAAATATTTAATCCTGATGGTAGTGAGGCAGAAAAAAGTGGAAATGGTATAAGGATATTAGCAAAATTTTTATTTGAACATAAGTTTACATATCTTAAAGAATTTTTTATAGAAACTCTGGGAGGTCAAGTCAGAGTAAATTTAGAAACAGATAATAATAGAGTTAAAAATATAGAGGTAGAAATGGGTAAAGTAGAATTCTTTAATATAGATGAAGAAATAGAAATATTAAACGATAAATTAAAGGTAGTCTCTCTAAGTATTGGTAACCCCCATTGTGTTTTTTTTGTAAAAGAAATAGATGAAGAATACATAAAAAAAGTAGGCCCTCTTATAGAAAATCATCCATCTTTTCCTCAAAGAACAAATGTTCAAATGGTCAAGATTATATCGCAAGACTCTATTGAGATTAGAATTTGGGAAAGAGGAGCAGGATATACACTAGCTTCTGGGAGTAGTTCCTGTGCTGCTGCATGTGCTTCATATAGAAAAGGATTTGTTGGTGAAAAAGTAAATGTAATTATGCCAGGAGGTAAACTAGAAGTTATAATTAAACCTTCCTGGGAAGTTATCTTGAAAGGTCCTGCTCAAGAAATATTCATTGGAGAATTAAGCAAAGAATTTTTAGAAGATCTTAGATCTTTGAATTAA